A genomic window from Haladaptatus caseinilyticus includes:
- a CDS encoding zinc ribbon domain-containing protein, producing the protein MSPRSTSNFCSQCGATLGSGASFCSQCGTAVEPGSERGFGSDVGSDRMSGTGRSSTAFRRRIEDLSVEGWDVKHDYGDRVVMINRGFGSIPLHVLLLLFTSGVGNLLYAWYNYSPGADRVELREDGSEEYMAKDGFSTEWSLRSVASFFIASALGVFTTVFGLLALLTTTDLAGTAFGVTFFLLGLFSLLLAPQHVPGFESPTTFGTVRSTDERTIFEPTVPCTVCSAPVGTGVKRTFSKKRYVAGIPVETANAGVNHYCRSCARGDVRGVEYGSDDQFDFESEVA; encoded by the coding sequence ATGAGTCCCCGAAGTACCTCCAACTTCTGCTCGCAGTGCGGTGCAACACTCGGTTCCGGTGCGTCGTTCTGTTCGCAGTGTGGGACGGCAGTCGAACCCGGTTCCGAACGCGGATTTGGTTCCGATGTCGGATCTGATCGTATGTCGGGGACGGGTCGCAGCAGCACCGCGTTCCGCCGACGCATCGAAGACCTCTCCGTCGAGGGCTGGGACGTAAAACACGATTACGGCGACCGTGTCGTCATGATAAACCGAGGGTTCGGTTCGATTCCACTCCACGTCCTCCTGCTTCTGTTCACGAGCGGGGTCGGCAACCTCCTCTACGCGTGGTACAACTACTCCCCGGGTGCCGACCGCGTCGAACTCCGGGAGGATGGCTCGGAAGAATACATGGCGAAGGACGGCTTTTCGACGGAGTGGTCGCTACGGAGTGTGGCGAGTTTTTTCATCGCTTCGGCACTGGGCGTCTTCACTACCGTGTTTGGCCTCCTCGCTCTCCTGACGACGACGGATCTCGCTGGAACGGCGTTCGGGGTCACGTTTTTCCTGCTGGGCTTGTTTTCGCTCCTGCTCGCGCCACAGCACGTTCCCGGGTTCGAATCCCCGACGACGTTCGGAACGGTTCGCTCCACGGACGAAAGAACCATCTTCGAACCGACGGTTCCCTGTACAGTCTGTTCCGCACCGGTCGGGACGGGGGTCAAACGGACGTTCAGCAAGAAGCGGTACGTCGCTGGCATCCCGGTTGAGACGGCAAACGCCGGTGTGAACCACTACTGTCGGTCGTGTGCTCGCGGGGATGTTAGGGGCGTCGAATACGGATCTGATGACCAGTTCGACTTCGAGTCCGAGGTCGCATAG
- a CDS encoding MBL fold metallo-hydrolase has translation MTVSHDELTVDWFGYATVRFETDDGLVAYIDPGRYGVLTGDWEPDSPGVGHPEPVDYRARDGDVVFVTHNHHYDSDAIERVAADDATIVVYEGVNADDIDREVKSVDDLPFDVRRIGEEDHLPVGDCDVWSLPAYNEPDGPHTRTNGEPFHPKGFGVGYLLSLGGTTVFWPGDSDVLPGHRELEVSVFLPPIGGSFTMDRHESADIAEDLDPDLVVPIHYNTFSALETDSDAFADDMESRDVAVALDEE, from the coding sequence ATGACCGTTTCCCACGACGAGTTGACGGTAGATTGGTTCGGCTACGCGACGGTCCGATTCGAAACCGACGACGGCTTGGTTGCCTACATCGACCCCGGACGATACGGCGTACTGACGGGCGACTGGGAACCCGACAGTCCGGGTGTGGGCCATCCGGAACCGGTCGATTACCGGGCGCGGGACGGGGACGTCGTCTTCGTCACACACAACCACCATTACGATTCGGACGCTATCGAGCGAGTTGCGGCCGACGACGCGACCATCGTCGTGTACGAGGGCGTGAACGCGGATGACATCGACCGCGAAGTGAAATCGGTCGATGATCTTCCCTTCGACGTTCGACGTATCGGGGAGGAAGACCACCTACCGGTCGGCGACTGCGACGTCTGGTCGCTTCCAGCCTACAACGAACCGGATGGTCCGCACACACGGACGAACGGCGAACCGTTCCATCCGAAGGGGTTCGGCGTCGGATACCTGCTCTCACTGGGTGGAACGACCGTTTTCTGGCCCGGCGATTCCGACGTATTGCCGGGTCATCGAGAGCTAGAAGTCTCGGTTTTCCTCCCACCGATCGGTGGGAGTTTCACCATGGACAGACACGAGTCGGCGGATATCGCGGAGGATCTCGATCCCGATCTCGTGGTTCCGATTCATTACAACACGTTTTCGGCGCTCGAAACGGACTCCGATGCGTTCGCTGACGATATGGAGAGTCGAGACGTCGCCGTGGCGTTGGACGAAGAATAA
- the ligA gene encoding ATP-dependent DNA ligase LigA → MEFAEFAERAGTIEELSADTDIIEAVTDLLASANDDLEVLARFVQGRMFPAWDSTTLDIGPNLCYAAIARAAGQNVSANDVEDRLAEMGDIGAVASSYEFGGQQGLAAFGAGRAELTVAEVADELEALAHTEGPGSQDTKIDILFGLFNRTSSQEALYLARLVLSEMRIGVGEGTVRDAITGAFDVPVETVERALQVSNDYGRVARVARDEGESGLDELQLEVGRPVQAMLAQAGTVTDALEDWNRAGIEWKFDGARVQIHYDEDDVSIFSRNMEEVTDALPEIVEYTEENLDVSAIIDGEVVAMNDGEPLPFQEVLRRFRRKHDVARAREEVAVELRAFDCLHADGDDLLTAPLTERHDRLQSILSGGVSALTVTDDTDDIADIEANALDAGHEGIMLKNPDSTYSPGRRGKNWLKRKPDVETLDLVVTGAEWGEGRRASFLGTFLLSARDENGEFETLGKVATGITDEALAELTELLEPYISTQSGQVVDISPNVVFEVGYEEIQQSPTYSAGYALRFPRFLGVRDDKSPDDADSLERVIRLAKSQ, encoded by the coding sequence ATGGAGTTCGCGGAGTTCGCCGAGCGTGCCGGAACCATCGAGGAACTGAGTGCCGACACCGACATCATCGAGGCCGTCACCGACCTCCTCGCGTCGGCGAACGACGACCTCGAAGTGCTCGCCCGATTTGTACAGGGACGGATGTTTCCGGCGTGGGACTCGACGACCCTCGACATCGGTCCGAACCTCTGCTACGCCGCCATCGCCCGCGCCGCCGGGCAGAACGTCTCGGCAAACGACGTGGAGGACCGACTCGCCGAAATGGGCGATATCGGCGCGGTTGCGTCGAGTTACGAGTTCGGCGGCCAACAGGGGTTAGCCGCCTTCGGGGCAGGACGAGCCGAGTTGACCGTCGCGGAAGTCGCGGACGAGCTCGAAGCGCTGGCTCACACCGAGGGGCCGGGCAGCCAGGACACGAAAATCGACATCCTGTTCGGACTGTTCAACCGCACCAGTTCGCAAGAGGCACTCTATCTCGCGCGCCTCGTCCTCTCGGAAATGAGAATCGGCGTCGGCGAGGGGACGGTTCGAGACGCCATCACGGGTGCCTTCGACGTTCCCGTCGAGACCGTCGAACGCGCCCTCCAAGTGTCGAACGACTACGGCAGGGTCGCCCGAGTCGCTCGCGACGAGGGCGAGTCCGGACTGGATGAACTACAACTCGAAGTCGGCAGGCCGGTACAGGCCATGCTCGCACAGGCGGGAACCGTCACGGACGCACTGGAGGATTGGAACAGGGCAGGTATCGAGTGGAAATTCGACGGCGCACGGGTACAGATACATTACGATGAGGACGATGTCAGCATTTTCTCGCGGAATATGGAGGAAGTGACGGACGCACTCCCGGAAATCGTGGAATATACGGAAGAGAACCTCGACGTTTCCGCGATCATCGACGGCGAAGTCGTGGCGATGAACGACGGCGAACCCCTTCCATTTCAGGAAGTCCTCCGCCGCTTCAGGAGAAAACACGACGTGGCCCGTGCCCGCGAGGAGGTGGCGGTCGAACTTCGGGCGTTCGACTGTCTGCACGCAGATGGCGATGATTTGCTCACTGCACCACTCACCGAACGCCACGACCGGTTGCAGTCGATACTGTCCGGCGGCGTTTCCGCGCTCACAGTCACCGACGATACGGACGATATCGCAGACATCGAAGCCAACGCACTCGATGCCGGTCACGAAGGCATCATGCTGAAAAACCCGGATTCGACGTATTCGCCGGGTCGGCGTGGGAAGAACTGGTTGAAACGCAAACCCGACGTAGAGACGTTGGACCTCGTCGTCACCGGTGCGGAGTGGGGAGAGGGGAGACGGGCGAGTTTCCTCGGGACCTTTCTGCTGTCGGCCCGAGACGAGAACGGCGAGTTCGAAACCCTGGGCAAAGTCGCGACCGGCATCACCGACGAAGCGTTGGCCGAACTGACCGAACTGCTCGAACCATACATCTCGACGCAGAGCGGACAAGTCGTCGATATTTCGCCGAACGTCGTCTTCGAGGTCGGCTACGAGGAGATTCAGCAGTCGCCGACCTATTCGGCGGGATACGCCCTTCGATTCCCGCGATTTCTCGGCGTTCGCGACGACAAATCCCCCGATGACGCGGATTCGTTGGAACGCGTAATTCGACTCGCAAAATCGCAGTAG
- the psmB gene encoding archaeal proteasome endopeptidase complex subunit beta: MRSPMHDSEFSRNMERFGGGQSNPYEPEIGSLPENNFSQDDMKNVNKTGTTTIGLTTADGVVMATDMRASLGGRFVSNKNVQKVEQIHPTAALTMAGSVGGAQSFIRTMRIESNLYESRRGEQMSMQALSTLAGNMLRGGPFFMVSPILGGIDEEGAHIYSLDPAGGVMSDDYTVTGSGMQLAYGVLEQEYEEGLSNEEAKTIAARGIKSAVERDTGSGNGVFLAEITDEGVTINGHKDFDDVL, encoded by the coding sequence ATGCGTAGCCCAATGCACGACTCCGAATTTTCACGCAATATGGAGCGATTCGGCGGCGGCCAGAGCAATCCGTACGAGCCGGAAATCGGGTCGCTTCCCGAGAACAATTTCTCGCAGGACGACATGAAGAACGTCAACAAAACCGGAACCACGACGATCGGTCTAACGACCGCGGACGGCGTCGTCATGGCGACGGATATGCGCGCTAGCCTTGGCGGTCGCTTCGTCTCCAACAAGAACGTCCAGAAGGTCGAGCAGATTCACCCGACCGCCGCACTCACCATGGCTGGTTCGGTCGGTGGTGCCCAATCGTTCATCCGAACGATGCGTATCGAGTCGAACCTCTATGAATCCCGCCGCGGCGAGCAGATGAGCATGCAAGCCCTCTCCACGCTCGCGGGCAACATGCTCCGTGGAGGCCCGTTCTTCATGGTCTCTCCCATCCTCGGCGGTATCGACGAGGAAGGCGCACATATCTACAGCCTCGACCCGGCCGGTGGTGTCATGTCCGACGATTACACCGTTACGGGAAGCGGTATGCAGCTCGCCTACGGTGTCCTCGAACAGGAGTACGAGGAGGGCCTCTCGAACGAGGAGGCGAAAACCATCGCTGCGCGCGGTATCAAGAGCGCAGTCGAGCGAGACACGGGCAGCGGAAACGGTGTCTTCCTCGCCGAAATCACCGACGAGGGCGTTACTATCAACGGTCACAAAGACTTCGACGACGTTCTCTAA
- a CDS encoding helix-turn-helix domain-containing protein has product MNIVVEIQLPTDGFALGELVSTRLDIRIELERIVPTGEGTMPFFWVLGDDPSFVTDVPSRVTTIDSVEMISETETGALCRAEWSDEDDIHAILVRQGATLLHAEGNCDGWLFRIRFPDHECASRFREACDEASISYEVRRIDSLPELRVKQYDLTDEQREALVTAFESGYFRVPRETSLSELAESLDISPQAASGRLRRGLDRVLDSTLFP; this is encoded by the coding sequence GTGAACATCGTGGTTGAAATCCAACTTCCGACCGATGGATTCGCACTCGGTGAGTTGGTCTCCACGCGTCTCGACATTCGTATCGAACTGGAGCGCATCGTTCCCACGGGTGAAGGAACGATGCCGTTTTTCTGGGTGCTCGGAGACGACCCGTCGTTCGTTACAGATGTCCCTTCCAGGGTCACGACTATCGATTCCGTCGAAATGATCAGTGAAACTGAAACTGGTGCCCTTTGTCGAGCGGAGTGGTCCGATGAAGATGATATCCACGCGATACTCGTCAGGCAGGGTGCGACCCTTCTTCACGCCGAAGGAAACTGCGACGGGTGGCTTTTCCGCATCAGGTTTCCCGACCACGAATGCGCGAGCCGATTCAGAGAGGCATGTGACGAGGCATCGATTTCGTATGAAGTCCGGCGAATCGATTCCCTTCCGGAACTTCGAGTGAAACAGTACGACCTCACCGACGAACAGCGAGAGGCACTCGTGACCGCGTTCGAATCCGGCTACTTTCGTGTCCCGCGTGAAACGTCACTGTCGGAACTCGCGGAGTCACTCGATATTTCCCCGCAAGCCGCATCGGGTCGGCTTCGACGAGGACTGGACCGAGTGCTCGATTCGACGCTTTTCCCCTAA
- a CDS encoding HalOD1 output domain-containing protein, producing MHETEHDDGPIAKKVITAIATVSDDSPTELEPLYESVSPDALEDLFDRPSHARVPTRVEFRHEGFEIVVHRDGRIIIYDPP from the coding sequence TTGCACGAAACGGAACACGACGACGGTCCCATTGCGAAGAAGGTCATCACCGCGATTGCGACGGTGTCAGACGATTCACCGACCGAGTTAGAACCCCTCTACGAGAGTGTCAGTCCGGATGCATTGGAGGATCTCTTCGACCGACCGTCCCACGCCCGTGTCCCGACGCGAGTCGAATTTCGACACGAGGGGTTCGAAATCGTCGTTCACCGTGACGGGCGAATCATCATCTATGATCCCCCTTGA
- a CDS encoding adenine deaminase C-terminal domain-containing protein, with the protein MNDLQPVALGDEPADLVIRNGRVLLPEPGEFQARDVLITNNRVAALPEDGTDAIGDDTKVINASDRVVSPGFIDAHTHIDLHQTFENAYHYALEGGTTTVVTEVTGFGPMFGPEGVEQMLAATSYLPIRVFATVPPQPLIDTFRPAHGDSESLANLLDDARIVGVGETDWIHAVGRDTPAESLYDRAEQVGKTVSGHAAGCSGEKLQAFASIIDDDHEAISGEEIIERVENGIHAIGRCGSIRDDMAAVGEAYEEIGAEEISLSTDGMWPRELIREGYMDVVVRRAIEEGIPPADAIRMATLNPARHFGLRNLGSLAPGNIADIVLIDDLETVNVTTVINGGEVVYNNHEMNVAPRSYEYPEHFYDSVNVSTDSDQFRVSAIDEPVRAIEYREGLLSGQTTVSPPVQDGELVAVPDEELLKVTMLDRHPEGDGAGFTGFLTGYGAFEGAVATSVVWETPGVLAVGSGDDLRRAVTHVNEMGGGWAVVRNGEVVAELPTRVAGVCSDLEVEETAKLYDAVESALRSLGANVERPMLAVQTLTFPGVPSLKMTPSGYADIFAREVVGLETV; encoded by the coding sequence ATGAACGACCTGCAACCGGTCGCGCTCGGCGACGAACCCGCAGACCTCGTGATTCGAAACGGGCGCGTACTGCTTCCCGAACCCGGCGAGTTCCAAGCTCGTGACGTGCTCATCACCAACAACCGTGTCGCCGCACTTCCGGAGGATGGGACGGATGCGATCGGCGACGACACGAAAGTCATCAACGCCAGCGACCGGGTCGTCTCCCCGGGATTCATCGACGCGCACACACATATCGACCTCCACCAGACGTTCGAGAACGCCTACCACTACGCGCTCGAAGGCGGGACGACGACCGTCGTAACGGAGGTGACCGGCTTCGGTCCGATGTTCGGCCCGGAAGGGGTAGAGCAGATGCTCGCCGCGACATCGTATCTCCCGATTCGGGTGTTCGCCACCGTCCCACCCCAGCCGCTCATCGATACGTTCCGACCGGCGCATGGCGATTCCGAGTCACTCGCAAATCTGCTAGATGACGCCCGAATCGTCGGGGTCGGGGAAACGGATTGGATTCACGCAGTGGGTCGCGACACGCCCGCAGAATCCCTATACGACCGGGCGGAACAGGTCGGAAAAACCGTCTCGGGACACGCCGCAGGCTGTTCGGGGGAGAAATTGCAGGCGTTTGCGTCCATCATCGACGACGACCACGAGGCAATCAGCGGGGAGGAAATCATCGAGCGGGTGGAAAACGGGATTCACGCGATCGGTCGATGCGGTTCGATTCGAGACGATATGGCCGCGGTCGGCGAGGCATACGAGGAAATCGGTGCCGAAGAAATATCGCTCTCGACCGACGGCATGTGGCCCCGCGAACTCATTCGTGAAGGGTACATGGATGTGGTCGTCCGCCGGGCTATCGAGGAGGGGATTCCACCCGCCGACGCGATTCGGATGGCAACCCTCAACCCGGCCCGTCATTTCGGCCTGCGGAACCTCGGCTCGCTCGCACCAGGCAACATCGCTGATATCGTTCTCATCGACGATTTGGAGACCGTCAACGTCACGACCGTTATCAATGGCGGTGAAGTCGTCTACAACAACCACGAGATGAATGTCGCACCACGTTCCTACGAATATCCGGAACACTTCTACGACAGCGTCAACGTCAGCACCGACTCTGACCAGTTCCGAGTGTCCGCTATCGACGAACCGGTTCGCGCAATCGAATATCGGGAAGGGTTGCTCTCGGGACAGACCACGGTCTCCCCGCCGGTCCAAGACGGCGAACTCGTGGCCGTTCCGGATGAGGAACTGTTGAAAGTCACCATGCTCGACCGGCATCCGGAGGGCGACGGTGCCGGGTTCACTGGATTCCTGACGGGGTATGGCGCGTTCGAAGGGGCAGTCGCGACCAGCGTCGTCTGGGAAACGCCGGGGGTGCTAGCGGTCGGCAGCGGTGACGACCTTCGTCGTGCCGTCACGCACGTCAACGAGATGGGCGGCGGATGGGCAGTCGTTAGAAACGGTGAGGTCGTTGCTGAGCTCCCCACGCGAGTCGCGGGTGTCTGTTCGGACCTCGAAGTCGAGGAAACGGCAAAACTGTACGATGCCGTAGAAAGCGCCCTGCGAAGCCTCGGAGCAAACGTCGAACGGCCGATGCTCGCGGTGCAGACGCTCACGTTCCCCGGTGTTCCGTCCCTCAAAATGACGCCGTCGGGCTATGCCGACATTTTCGCTCGCGAAGTAGTCGGTCTCGAAACCGTATAA
- a CDS encoding MBL fold metallo-hydrolase → MFTRLSIPTPFQIGPVNAYLAGRTLVDPGPGSEEAWTALLEGLERHGVGPTEIDQVLITHPHPDHFGLAARLREAGARVIASHDTATIIRDFASRLEYEQSYFADFFDKNGMARTTAETVTNLPEAYLSVSPGVETDYELGDGDSVTVDGTELTAESVQGHAPGETIFTFETGTESKAIVGDHVLADITPNPLLQPPMETGGSRPRVLPAFNRSLSNLREHGLDHIFPGHREEITDPERRIGEILDAHEDRTENVLGLVDGPTTAFDVMSSLFDDLPATEYFPAMSEAIGHLDVLEERGEVERQEQGGVVMYEEVSA, encoded by the coding sequence ATGTTCACGCGGCTTTCGATTCCGACGCCGTTCCAAATCGGTCCGGTGAACGCCTATCTCGCCGGGCGAACGCTGGTCGATCCGGGGCCGGGGAGTGAGGAGGCATGGACCGCACTGCTAGAGGGGTTAGAACGACATGGGGTTGGACCGACGGAGATAGACCAAGTGCTCATCACGCATCCACACCCGGACCATTTCGGGTTGGCCGCACGCCTCCGAGAAGCAGGTGCGCGCGTCATCGCGAGCCACGACACAGCGACGATAATTCGTGATTTCGCATCCCGACTGGAGTACGAACAGTCCTACTTCGCCGATTTTTTCGACAAAAACGGGATGGCGAGGACGACCGCGGAAACGGTGACGAACCTTCCTGAAGCATATCTCTCCGTTTCTCCCGGCGTCGAAACCGACTACGAACTCGGTGACGGCGATTCGGTAACCGTCGACGGGACCGAACTGACCGCGGAGTCGGTACAGGGACACGCCCCTGGCGAGACCATCTTTACGTTCGAAACGGGGACTGAGTCGAAAGCGATCGTCGGCGACCACGTCCTCGCCGATATTACGCCAAACCCGCTTCTCCAACCGCCGATGGAAACGGGCGGCAGTCGTCCCCGCGTTCTTCCGGCGTTCAACCGCTCCCTCTCAAACCTCCGTGAACACGGACTCGATCACATCTTCCCGGGGCACCGCGAGGAAATCACGGACCCCGAGCGGCGAATCGGGGAAATACTGGACGCACACGAGGACCGAACCGAGAACGTTCTCGGTCTCGTCGATGGGCCGACGACGGCGTTCGACGTAATGTCCTCCCTGTTCGACGACCTGCCTGCGACGGAGTATTTTCCGGCTATGAGCGAAGCGATCGGGCACCTCGACGTGCTCGAAGAGCGCGGCGAGGTAGAACGACAGGAACAAGGGGGCGTCGTGATGTACGAAGAGGTATCAGCATGA
- a CDS encoding DUF7553 family protein: MNKHFKDAWYYLRRSGNHLKRGVRAEFQTGKRKIRARTGEERPSESEATRREKMRTNVREVERKVKRRSRDAVKDARKRIRMS; this comes from the coding sequence ATGAACAAGCATTTCAAAGACGCGTGGTACTATCTCAGACGGTCGGGGAATCATCTCAAACGTGGTGTTCGAGCGGAATTTCAAACCGGGAAGCGAAAGATTCGAGCGAGGACGGGTGAGGAGCGACCTTCAGAATCGGAAGCGACACGTCGAGAGAAAATGCGCACGAATGTCCGAGAAGTGGAACGGAAAGTCAAACGACGGTCGCGTGATGCCGTGAAAGACGCCCGAAAGCGCATCCGAATGAGCTAG
- a CDS encoding right-handed parallel beta-helix repeat-containing protein — protein MEIFRWGVPVVVLGLVVVSAVAPGVSGAVYSPPAEESTPIDTCTTIAGSGHYVLTHDIESRTNTCVRVTADDVVVSGRGHSIDGGVFRENTTGIVVTGSNVTVRNLSVRQWTFGIRYESAPNGSVRNVTTWRTVDGVTFSSSPGANIGEVSATNGVSGLVFVDSDAVVLRDSTVRFQSSTGVLVADSKEVTVSDTSITRSETGIALLGSRQGRVTDSTVRKTGESALLLADSRGNTVSNTTVSNRSRPATVLFSNASENRLAETSGHWTPRSENGARKNSVVNATNDSLRYRWSA, from the coding sequence ATGGAGATTTTCCGATGGGGCGTTCCCGTGGTCGTTCTCGGACTCGTCGTCGTTTCCGCCGTCGCTCCGGGAGTCTCGGGGGCGGTTTACTCGCCTCCCGCGGAAGAATCCACGCCGATCGACACCTGCACGACGATTGCGGGGTCCGGCCACTACGTTCTCACCCACGATATCGAATCCCGCACGAACACATGTGTTCGAGTGACTGCCGACGATGTCGTCGTCTCGGGGAGGGGCCACAGCATCGACGGTGGCGTATTCCGGGAGAACACGACCGGTATCGTGGTGACGGGCTCCAACGTCACCGTCCGGAACCTCTCGGTCCGCCAGTGGACGTTCGGAATTCGGTACGAGTCCGCGCCGAACGGGTCCGTCCGAAACGTGACGACGTGGCGTACCGTCGATGGCGTGACGTTCTCGTCGTCACCGGGGGCGAATATCGGAGAGGTGTCGGCGACGAACGGGGTGTCGGGGCTCGTGTTCGTGGACTCGGATGCGGTTGTCCTCCGCGACAGCACGGTTCGGTTTCAGAGTTCGACCGGCGTACTCGTCGCTGACTCGAAGGAGGTGACCGTATCCGACACGTCGATCACACGGAGCGAAACCGGCATCGCGCTCCTTGGAAGTCGACAGGGGCGCGTAACCGATAGCACCGTTCGGAAAACCGGGGAATCCGCGCTGTTGCTTGCCGATTCGCGTGGCAATACGGTTTCAAACACGACGGTTTCGAACCGCAGTCGTCCTGCGACGGTCCTGTTCTCGAACGCGAGCGAAAACCGACTTGCCGAGACGAGTGGCCACTGGACGCCCCGCTCGGAAAACGGGGCGCGAAAAAACAGCGTCGTGAACGCTACCAACGACTCGCTTCGCTACCGTTGGAGCGCCTGA
- a CDS encoding ABC transporter substrate-binding protein: MSPKIDRRTYLRGVGGMGAATTVGLMGNLQQGGGPDMLTVIGYPQSGIQLFRDFYAMGGTQNLDVLVPDGLQDPSLPQQVGNDMQNVTGTVPAAAGPNRQAFVRLFKNQYNQDPGVFTSQSYDSVAILILANAAAGENSGPAIRQQMRRVANPPGKEFGPQNFIEAVRAAANGEDINYQGASSTTNFDDRGGPASAAYDVWKFAPQTEAGVRIVNTRRFEGNAGGPSANSAPGGLGRTIRVGILLPETGDLGSVGGPMIQASRIPIQQVNQANIDLQVETQVEDTQTDRQASISGANALVNAGYPAVSGPASSGNNIPVSTEVFIPNEIVGCSPSSTAITVARLQDNDFIFRTAPSDLLQGNVMGQVAAERFGAQSASTLFVNNDYGQQLSNQFATSFQEDYDGQILNQVAFNIGESSYTSVLNQALQR, translated from the coding sequence ATGAGTCCAAAAATCGACAGGCGAACCTACCTCCGTGGGGTCGGGGGGATGGGTGCCGCGACGACCGTTGGTTTGATGGGGAACCTCCAACAGGGTGGTGGGCCGGACATGCTGACGGTCATCGGCTATCCACAGAGCGGCATACAGCTGTTCCGTGATTTCTACGCGATGGGAGGAACCCAAAACCTCGACGTGCTCGTTCCGGACGGGCTACAGGACCCGTCCCTGCCACAGCAGGTCGGGAACGACATGCAGAACGTCACCGGAACGGTGCCCGCTGCTGCCGGGCCGAATCGGCAGGCATTCGTCCGACTGTTCAAGAACCAGTACAATCAGGATCCGGGCGTATTCACCTCTCAGTCGTACGACTCCGTCGCCATCCTGATTCTGGCGAACGCCGCTGCTGGCGAGAACAGCGGACCGGCGATCCGCCAGCAGATGCGTCGGGTCGCCAATCCACCGGGGAAGGAGTTCGGACCGCAGAACTTCATCGAGGCCGTCAGAGCCGCTGCAAATGGCGAGGACATCAACTATCAGGGTGCGTCGAGTACGACGAACTTCGACGACCGAGGCGGTCCAGCGTCGGCGGCCTACGACGTCTGGAAGTTCGCGCCGCAAACCGAAGCCGGCGTTCGAATCGTCAACACACGACGATTCGAAGGGAACGCGGGCGGTCCGAGCGCGAACAGCGCGCCCGGCGGTTTGGGGCGAACGATCAGGGTCGGCATTTTGCTTCCAGAGACGGGTGACCTCGGTTCGGTCGGTGGGCCGATGATTCAGGCCTCACGAATTCCGATCCAACAAGTGAACCAGGCGAACATTGACCTCCAGGTCGAAACACAAGTGGAGGACACACAGACCGACCGACAAGCCTCCATCAGCGGGGCGAACGCACTCGTCAACGCGGGCTATCCCGCCGTTTCGGGGCCAGCATCCTCCGGGAACAACATCCCCGTCTCGACCGAAGTGTTCATTCCGAACGAAATCGTCGGCTGTTCACCGTCGAGCACGGCGATTACCGTCGCACGACTGCAGGACAACGACTTCATCTTCCGGACGGCCCCAAGCGACCTGCTGCAGGGGAACGTGATGGGTCAGGTCGCCGCCGAACGGTTCGGTGCGCAGTCCGCTTCGACGCTCTTCGTCAACAACGACTACGGCCAGCAGTTATCGAATCAGTTCGCCACGTCGTTCCAGGAGGATTACGACGGCCAAATCCTCAATCAAGTCGCGTTCAACATCGGGGAGTCGTCGTACACGTCCGTCCTCAATCAGGCGCTCCAACGGTAG